In bacterium, the following are encoded in one genomic region:
- a CDS encoding phosphotransferase, with product MLDARCWMLDARCWMLDARCWMLDARCWMLDA from the coding sequence ATGCTTGATGCTCGATGCTGGATGCTCGATGCTCGATGCTGGATGCTGGATGCTCGATGCTGGATGCTCGATGCTCGATGCTGGATGCTCGATGCTTGA
- a CDS encoding PorV/PorQ family protein has product MKKRIKIWSLAALIVVSLAGSGWGASDETGSTASNFLKIGVGARSAAMGEAYGAIADDVFALYWNPAGLVNLKARELSFMHTEWLLDTRYEYLGFGQQLRPIGSIGAGLAIFDAGEIPNEKEGDQGEPLGRSGTHNGRLMAFSVGWGFQTRYNLSAGAAVKIIHQKIAEESDEGVAIDLGLLYVLPLGPKSNKISFVLQNIGPDINDDPLPFAVKIGTSHQLRDDFILGLEVDIPRDNILSLAAGGEKQVNEFAVIRAGYKFLADRNKQDALSGFSAGVGISHGGYKLDYAVVTYGKELEELAHRLALLFRW; this is encoded by the coding sequence ATGAAAAAAAGGATCAAGATCTGGAGTTTAGCTGCACTTATAGTTGTTAGTTTAGCCGGTTCTGGCTGGGGAGCCAGTGACGAGACCGGGTCAACGGCCAGCAATTTCTTGAAGATAGGCGTAGGGGCCAGATCGGCCGCGATGGGGGAGGCTTATGGGGCCATAGCTGATGATGTCTTTGCCCTGTACTGGAATCCAGCCGGCTTGGTTAACCTGAAGGCCAGGGAGTTATCCTTTATGCACACCGAATGGCTGCTTGACACCCGCTATGAATATCTTGGCTTTGGCCAACAACTTAGACCGATAGGCTCAATCGGAGCCGGTTTAGCCATCTTTGATGCCGGGGAGATACCCAATGAAAAGGAGGGTGATCAAGGGGAACCTCTGGGACGATCAGGAACTCATAATGGCCGATTAATGGCCTTTTCTGTGGGCTGGGGCTTTCAGACGAGGTATAATCTGTCGGCGGGGGCAGCCGTGAAGATTATCCATCAAAAGATAGCCGAAGAATCCGATGAAGGGGTGGCCATAGACCTGGGACTCCTTTATGTGCTTCCCCTTGGCCCTAAGTCAAACAAGATATCCTTTGTGCTACAAAATATCGGCCCGGACATAAATGATGATCCGCTTCCTTTTGCCGTAAAGATAGGGACCAGCCATCAGTTGCGAGACGACTTTATCCTGGGTCTGGAAGTTGACATTCCTCGTGACAATATTCTCTCACTGGCGGCTGGCGGGGAAAAGCAGGTTAATGAATTTGCTGTCATCAGGGCCGGTTACAAGTTTCTGGCTGATCGAAATAAACAAGATGCCCTTTCCGGCTTCTCGGCTGGGGTTGGAATTTCACATGGTGGATATAAGTTGGATTATGCGGTAGTTACTTACGGAAAGGAATTAGAAGAACTGGCCCACCGCCTGGCCCTTCTGTTTAGATGGTAG